The Rhizoctonia solani chromosome 14, complete sequence genome has a segment encoding these proteins:
- a CDS encoding glycosyltransferase family 1 protein has product MVNVPLKHVVFVPGPPWGHLRPGMKTALRLVEKFPDLFISLFVYQTELHKAIKYLDAQPQVYTRRIRLVTEPTDGPSVASGQFEEMIASLEVSFGSWIVKETQQATVVQVDGRPVNPPSVIIEDLFTGGVGLARRDEHNLPVVAWWIMLAGSLVRILTTTNFSEEVGALQDSSRHGTLPGEDQVPEDTHDQLVSVPGLPPYYSWESKTQDVPDIDSFFVYLIARWKNMVKHIDTVFCSTTFEMEPLVAAALPGAFGKSLKTYCVGPSVDLVPPHQPDPKSPVTQFLDRAYVENGAHSVIYISFGTVFFPLPSSMPHLMAALDEVAKAGFKFVFALSSKSATLDKSWMDAHIEAGNAVFPEWANQTAVLEHPAIHYFLSHGGWNSSTEAIVRGVPMIFWPIMGDQPMNAIQIASMHDCGFELLQVRTGAARSTAYRNSSEVEIVGTEEAVRDEMRQILKMSKGTRGKHQRMNIRMLGKVVTDSLGPGGSGDIALEQFGRQIGLA; this is encoded by the exons ATGGTCAATGTTCCTTTGAAGCACGTTGTATTCGTTCCTGGTCCTCCATGGG GTCACCTACGTCCTGGCATGAAGACTGCACTTCGTCTGGTGGAGAAGTTTCCGGACCTGTTCATCT CCTTGTTTGTGTACCAGACAGAGCTACATAAGGCCATCAAGTACCTCGACGCCCAACCTCAGGTATACACAAGACGGATCAGGCTCGTCACTGAGCCTACCGATGGCCCTTCAGTGGCCTCCGGCCAATTTGAGGAAATGATCGCATCCCTAGAGGTATCGTTCGGGTCCTGGATAGTCAAAGAGACCCAGCAAGCGACTGTTGTACAAGTTGATGGCCGACCGGTAAACCCGCCCAGTGTGATCATAGAGGACCTGTTTACTGGCGGTGTGGGATTGGCCCGCAGGGATGAGCATAATCTGCCAGTCGTGGCATGGTGGATCATGCTGGCTGGATCGCTCGTAAG AATCCTCACAACCACGAATTTTTCCGAAGAGGTAGGAGCCTTGCAGGATTCATCTCGACATGGGACGTTGCCTGGGGAGGATCAGGTTCCTGAG GATACCCATGACCAACTAGTCAGCGTCCCAGGACTCCCGCCTTACTACTCATGGGAATCCAAAACTCAAGATGTTCCGGACATTGATTCATTTTTCGTGTATCTAATTGCGCGATGGAAGAACATGGTCAAACATATAGACACTGTTTTCTGTTCTACAACTTTTGAGATG GAACCTCTGGTCGCTGCTGCTCTTCCAGGTGCCTTTGGGAAGTCCCTCAAAACCTATTGTGTCGGTCCCTCTGTGGACCTTGTGCCCCCTCACCAACCCGACCCCAAGTCGCCCGTCACCCAGTTCCTTGACCGCGCATATGTCGAAAATGGCGCACATTCAGTCATCTACATTTCATTTGGAACTGTTTTCTTCCCCCTTCCAAGTTCGATGCCTCATCTGATGGCCGCTCTGGACGAGGTTGCCAAGGCCGGGTTCAAATTCGTGTTTGCACTCTCATCGAAGAGCGCAACACTGGACAAGTCATGGATGGATGCACATATCGAGGCGGGCAATGCGGTATTCCCCGAGTGGGCGAATCAAACTGCGGTCCTGGAGCACCCT GCAATCCACTACTTTTTATCTCACGGTGGGTGGAACTCGTCCACCGAGGCGATTGTGCGTGGCGTTCCGATGATCTTCTGGCCGATAATG GGCGATCAACCTATGAATGCTATACAAATCGCCTCTATGCATGACTGTGGCTTCGAACTTCTGCAAGTCCGGACCGGGGCTGCCAGATCTACGGCCTACCGCAACAGTTCCGAGGTTGAGATTGTGGGGACAGAGGAAGCGGTACGTGATGAGATGAGGCAGATACTCAAGATGAGTAAAGGGACGCGAGGCAAGCACCAACGCATGAATATCCGCATGCTGGGCAAGGTTGTTACCGACTCGCTCGGACCCGGTGGAAGTGGAGACATAGCGTTAGAGCAATTCGGTAGGCAAATAGGCCTTGCCTGA
- a CDS encoding site specific recombinase, phage integrase family protein, whose protein sequence is MALLLDLRRGLDLSNPGDIAALAVALTAFWGQCHLGEPLGSNKWSHDPRKLPSRLSVHFANSSTKSHALRLPQTKRNQAQGETVFLTRQSDPPDAAPAIRTLLEFSPNLTASPFLFSFVDEQHSFRIGGTSALLKSGVPLEVVRSMGRWSSDVHLRYWRNVGDIASKHADFIASRTSTPSPITTPGPVITTVPSLRASRPHTLSVNLYLTIRLHSAPGRRSLRHLDFLPRSCMPTPRTVTHSFNGGHAIGSEPPLRLGAPVFPTGVANMTSVVPSLCNLPS, encoded by the exons ATGGCTTTACTACTGGACCTGAGGCGCGGTCTAGACCTCTCCAACCCGGGCGACATAGCAGCCCTCGCTGTAGCCCTTACAGCTTTCTGGGGCCAATGCCATTTGGGCGAACCTCTGGGTAGCAATAAGTGGTCTCATGACCCACGTAAACTACCTTCGCGATTGTCTGTTCACTTCGCCAACTCGTCGACGAAGTCCCACGCTCTCCGCCTACCACAAACAAAACGCAATCAAGCACAAGGCGAAACAGTATTCCTAACCAGACAATCTGACCCACCCGACGCAGCCCCAGCAATACGCACATTACTGGAATTTTCTCCTAATCTCACCGCGTCACCCTTCTTATTTTCATTCGTCGATGAACA ACACTCCTTCCGCATCGGAGGGACCTCAGCCCTTTTAAAGTCGGGAGTTCCCCTAGAAGTCGTAAGATCAATGGGTAGATGGTCCTCCGACGTACATCTTCGGTACTGGCGAAACGTAGGCGATATTGCTTCAAAGCACGCCGATTTTATTGCATCCCGCACCTCCACACCCAGCCCAATTACCACCCCTGGACCAGTCATCACGACTGTCCCTTCGCTGCGTGCCTCACGACCCCACACGCTAAGTGTGAACCTATACCTAACGATCAGGCTCCATTCGGCACCCGGCCGACGCTCCCTTCGTCATCTCGATTTCCTCCCTCGTTCTTGTATGCCAACGCCACGCACAGTGACCCATTCCTTTAACGGCGGGCACGCGATCGGGAGCGAGCCTCCCTTGCGTCTCGGTGCCCCGGTCTTTCCTACCGGCGTCGCTAACATGACCTCGGTGGTCCCCTCCCTTTGTAACTTACCCTCCTAG